Genomic window (Acidobacteriota bacterium):
CGGTAAATCGGATGCTTGATCAAACGATCGACGCGCACGACCACCGTTTTCGTCATCTTGTCCGATGCAACGACACCTACGCGTTCCGCACGCTTGCCGTGCTTGGCATCCGCGGTCGTTTCGGATTTCTCCGCAACCGGTTCGGCCTTGGCCTGCACTTTCGGGGCAACCGCTTCAGGCGCTTCCTCAACTTCGACCGGCGCGCTGACTTCCTCTGCAGTCTCAGTCGCGTCCGCAGCGGATTCAACCGCCTCGGTCGTCTCGGCCGCCGTTTCGGCCACGGTCTCATCCGTCGCCGCCGCGTCGGTCTCAGTGACCTCGGCCGCAGTTACTTCTTCCTGTTCGTCTTTCTTCTTTCTCGGCATTTTATTATTTCAACCTTCTTACGCCTGAGCCTTTGCGTCGAGCTCTTTCTGGCGAATCAAGGTGTGAACACGCGCCAGAGTCTTCTTTTCGCGGCGAATGTCATTGACAGTTTCGCCGACTCCCAAACTTTTCCTGAACTTCAAGCGAAACAGCGATTCCTTCAAGGCATCGGCCTGATCGCGAAGTTCATCGAGATTCATTTCCCGCAATTGTTCCAATTCTTCGCTACGCTTCATTTCTTAAACAACGCCTCCTTCGAGATCGGCGCGGTTGACGAATTTCGTCTTGATCGGCAGTTTCTGCGCCGCGAGCCGCATTGCCTCGCGCGCGAGTTCCTCGCTGACGCCCTGGATCTCGTAAAGAATTCTTCCCGGCTTGACTACCGCCACCCAATGATCGGGCGCGCCTTTTCCGCTACCCATACGGGTTTCCGCCGGCTTCTTCGTGATCGGCTTGTCGGGGAACATCCGGATCCATACCTTGCCGCCGCGTTTGATGTGGCGGGTCATCGCGATACGAGCCGCTTCGATCTGGCGGTCCGTGATCCAACCCGCTTCCAGAGTTTTGAGTGCAAAGTCGCCAAAGTTCATTTTGTCGCCGCGCGTGGCTCTCCCGCGCATACGGCCTTTCATGACCCTTCGGTGCTTTACTTTCTTTGGCATTAACATAGTAAAAAAACCTCGTTGGTGGTTAACCGTTAATTGTTGGATTCATCGAAGAATCGTCGATCAACAATCAGCAAATTACAATTAACAATTATCTCCTGTCGTCGCGATCGCGGCGGCGCGGCGGTCGGCGATCGCCTCGGCCTCCACCCTGAACCTTGGGTTCGTTGATCGGGTCGGTCGTGGTTCCGCGGGCCATTGAGGCGTTCGGATCGAGAATTTCACCACGATAGATCCAAACTTTGACACCAATGATCCCGAAGGTCGTCAGCGCTTCCGCAAATCCGTAGTCGATATCGGCCCGGAGCGTATGCAGCGGCAGGCGTCCTTCAAGACTCCACTCGGTACGCGCGATCTCGGCTCCGTTCAAGCGTCCGGCAACCATCACCTTGATGCCCATCGCTCCGAATCGCTGCGATTCTTCCATCGTCTTCTTCATCGCCCGACGAAACGCGATGCGCTTTTCAAGCTGCTGTGCGATCTTTTCGGCCTGAAGCTGCGCGTTGAGTTCGGGCTTCTGGATCTCCTGGATCGACACGATTACTTCACGGCCGGTCTTTTTCGAGAGGTCCTCGCGAAGCTTTTCGATCTCCGCGCCCTTGCGTCCGATGATGATGCCGGGACGCGACGTATAGATGATTATCTTCAGACGGTTCGCGGCTCGCTCGACGTCGATGTGCGATACTCCCGCTCCGGCAAAACGCTTTTTAAGATCGCGTTTCAGCTGCAGATCTTCGGCAAGAAACGCGGCGAACTCTTTTTTCGCATACCAATGCGAGTGCCAGTCTTTGTTGTATCCGACCCGAAAGCCGTATGGATGAACTTTTTGTCCCATAATAAAACTCTCTTACGATTTTTCCGTCTCCGTTTCCGCCGGGCTGACCGTTTCGGCCGGGGCTTCGGTCACCGCGGGCGCTTCGTCAGCGGGCGCGGCTTCCTCCTTCGACTTCGTGGCCTTCTTCGGTTCCTTCACTTCGTCCTTCTTCGCTGCCGTCTTGACGTTCGCCTTCGGCGCCGTCGCTTTCTTCGCAGGCGCTTCCGCGACCGGCTTTTCGGGTCTTACTTCCTTGACGACTTCTTCGCTCGAAACGTGAATCGTGATGTGACAGTAATGACGCTGTTCGCGATAGGCGCGGCCCTGCGGAGCCGGGCGCATACGTCGGCGATTCTTCGTTGGGCCCATATCCACGAAGCAACTCTTGACCCACAGATCGTCCGGATCAATGGCGATATTCTGCTGCTCCGCAATATTCGTCGCGTTGGCGATCGCCGAGTTGAGGCACTTCGCGATCGGCTGCGCCGCCCGCTTGTCGGTAAACTTCAGGATGGCGAGGGCCTGCGAGACGTTACGTCCGCGAATCAGGTCGATCACCAAACGCGCTTTGCGCGGCGATCCCTTCAGATACTTTGTCTTTGCTATTGCTTCCATAGTGTTATTTTCGATTTCTGATTTGCGATCTGCGATTGATTTCTCCAATCAAAATCGCAAACCGGCAAGTGCAAATCGCAAATTCCTTATCTTCTCTTCGCCATCTTCTCGGCCTTGGTTCCCGGATGCCCTTTGTAAGTCCGGGTCGGGGAAAACTCGCCGAGTTTGTGTCCGACCATATTCTCGGTGACATACACCGGAATGTGGCGTTTTCCGTTATGGACGCCGAACGTCAACCCGACCATTTCCGGTGTGATCGTTGAACGGCGCGACCAGGTCTTGATGGCTTGCGGTTTGTTGCCGCCCTCGCTGATCTTTCTCAAAACTTTCTGGACGCTTAAATCGATAAACGGTCCTTTTTTTACTGAACGTGGCATAACTTATTTTCGATTTCCGATTTTCGATTTTCGATTTTGTTGGTTGCGCTGAGATTTCGGCTCAATCGCAAATTGAAAATCGCAAATCGCAAATTTCTATTTTTTCCTTCGGTCGCGAACGATCATGTTCTGCGTGCGCTTATTTTTGCGGGTCTTGTATCCGCGCGTCGGCTGTCCCCAAGGAGTCACCGGATGTCGTCCGCCCGACGTCTTTCCTTCACCACCGCCGTGCGGGTGATCGACCGGATTCATCGCTACTCCTCGAACCTTCGGACGTCTTCCCATCCAGCGCGAGCGTCCGGCTTTTCCGAGGCTCACATTT
Coding sequences:
- the rpsQ gene encoding 30S ribosomal protein S17, whose translation is MPRKKKDEQEEVTAAEVTETDAAATDETVAETAAETTEAVESAADATETAEEVSAPVEVEEAPEAVAPKVQAKAEPVAEKSETTADAKHGKRAERVGVVASDKMTKTVVVRVDRLIKHPIYRKYVKRRKNFMAHDELGAAIGDKVRIVETRPLSARKRWRVVEIIQKAEK
- the rpmC gene encoding 50S ribosomal protein L29; this translates as MKRSEELEQLREMNLDELRDQADALKESLFRLKFRKSLGVGETVNDIRREKKTLARVHTLIRQKELDAKAQA
- the rplP gene encoding 50S ribosomal protein L16, which encodes MLMPKKVKHRRVMKGRMRGRATRGDKMNFGDFALKTLEAGWITDRQIEAARIAMTRHIKRGGKVWIRMFPDKPITKKPAETRMGSGKGAPDHWVAVVKPGRILYEIQGVSEELAREAMRLAAQKLPIKTKFVNRADLEGGVV
- the rpsC gene encoding 30S ribosomal protein S3 codes for the protein MGQKVHPYGFRVGYNKDWHSHWYAKKEFAAFLAEDLQLKRDLKKRFAGAGVSHIDVERAANRLKIIIYTSRPGIIIGRKGAEIEKLREDLSKKTGREVIVSIQEIQKPELNAQLQAEKIAQQLEKRIAFRRAMKKTMEESQRFGAMGIKVMVAGRLNGAEIARTEWSLEGRLPLHTLRADIDYGFAEALTTFGIIGVKVWIYRGEILDPNASMARGTTTDPINEPKVQGGGRGDRRPPRRRDRDDRR
- the rplV gene encoding 50S ribosomal protein L22; translated protein: MEAIAKTKYLKGSPRKARLVIDLIRGRNVSQALAILKFTDKRAAQPIAKCLNSAIANATNIAEQQNIAIDPDDLWVKSCFVDMGPTKNRRRMRPAPQGRAYREQRHYCHITIHVSSEEVVKEVRPEKPVAEAPAKKATAPKANVKTAAKKDEVKEPKKATKSKEEAAPADEAPAVTEAPAETVSPAETETEKS
- the rpsS gene encoding 30S ribosomal protein S19 — its product is MPRSVKKGPFIDLSVQKVLRKISEGGNKPQAIKTWSRRSTITPEMVGLTFGVHNGKRHIPVYVTENMVGHKLGEFSPTRTYKGHPGTKAEKMAKRR